GATTCCGTGGTGGTAGAATCAGATTCATTGGAATTTATTTCCTGTTTTGTAGGTAAAAATGTGTAGCTAGCATTGAACCAATTATTCAAGATTGTAGGGACCTAGCCATTCAGTTTGCATCTTTTAGTGTTACCCATACTAAACGGGAGGGAAATAGAGTGGCTCATGCACTAGCAGCTACAACCTCAGAATATCAGAACACATATTGGTGGTATGATTTTCCCCTGTTTCTAAATTCTGTTCTCCTAGTTGATTTATTTTCCGTTTATATCTAATGAAGAAGTACTttccatcaaaaaaaaaaacttaaaacttattgattttattttcatttttatctttatcattttaataaaattctacTATTACTcatatttataatattaatgAATAGCTTATAAATATTTACTTACCTTATAAAGTTAAAAGGTGTACTTAAGATTCGCCACACCCTCAAGTAACATCtagaaatatttaaaaaaccaaaaaataattttttttttctatcaatgGGCCGGTTTTCCTAAAACAAACTCACATAACTAACATAAATTTGTCACACCTTTAAATAGAAATAGAGGTGCACCACGGCGTAATTTTCTTGAACATTTCTTATCGACCTAATTTTGACAAAACCTCATAATGACCTGTAAATTTATCATCTTATGGCCGGTAACTAAAGCGTACAGGTAAAAATATGAATTGAAACCTGGTGCTTAATTGGCATTAAGTTGCGCCAGGTGTGTAATCGTTGAACCTCGTCCTATAAAAGAAGCCAAAAAGACATTCATACATCATGCCCATACTTTCTATAACATTTATAGAAATTCAAAATAGTTCATAGATTTacaagaaagataaaatatttaccATGTGCatcctttcatcttcttcttgtgtGGTAAGCAATATTTATCGTATAAGTTccaaaattttatatatatcatGCTTATTTAACGTTCTTGTATTTTACACATGAGCACAAAAGAATAGTGCTAGAAGTCGTAGTTTCTAATGTTGTAATTGTAATGATTTTTGTACAGGTTTTTATATCTAAATCAATGGCATCTTTATTACCGATACTAGTTTTACTATCAAGCACAGCATACTCAGCACACCCGGGGTCCGAGAATCCTATCAAGTCAGCTACGTTCTTATCTGAAAAGTTTGAGATAGGACCTGGAAGGATTGTAGAGAAAGCATTTATAGATATTGATTTTCCAAGGGGGCATATTGGAGTTAAGAGTTTTGATGCTGAActagttgatgaagaagggaaTTCCGTACCTTTGCATGAAGCATACCTCCAtcattatttcattttaaaatacTTAGCAAAAAAGAATGTTTCACGCGACCCTAAGGAACATTTTGTGGGTTCTATTCCTGTAAGAAACGCAGGAACATGCAACGGTAATATTCTTTCATATTTTTGGGCTAAGGGAGCTGAATCACGAGGAACACCGTCAAACCTTTTAGACCCATTTGCATTGGAATTAGGTAACCCTGCATCTATTCCATCTGGATATGAAGAGAAATGGCTCACTAACATCATGACCATTGATACACGTGGTGCAATAAATAAAGAATCTTGCACACAGTGCACATGTGAAGCTTACCACCTCCCAAAAGATTTTTATAACACAACAAGGGATTTTAAAGGGAAACTACTGACACCTACTTATAAAGGAGGATTATTTTGTTGCCAAAATGGATTTCAATGCAAATTGGAGAAAGGTTTTCAAGCCCCAACTAGAAAGTTTGCCCTAAGATACAATATAACATGGGTTGATTGGAATGAATTCCAAGTTCCCGTTAAGTTTTATGTACTTGATGTGACCGATCGAGTGACAAGAAATGGCTCACAAACAATCCATGATTGTCAGGTTTGTAGGTTCTTTAGCATATTGCGTTATATAGacttttatatttgaataaactTGTAACTCATCGCAATAGTTATTATTTTGTTGGGAACAAGTGGGTAAAAAAGATCTCTCAATTGTTTTACAGATTGATTATAGTATTCCAGCGACTAATGATGGTAGTAAGTATCATGTCGCGAAAGCTGACATACCGATAGAAAAAGGAGGTTATCTCATCTATTGCACCTCTCATATGCATGCAGGTGTTGTTAACGCAACTCTATATGGACAGGTGATGTTTGTCATTTGTTATCATTCTCTTATCACCTTTTATGATTAGTTGGTAAAATTAACTTGTGTTTAATATTCTGTTTACTTGATATGTTTCTCAAATGAAAACTTTCCTTTTCTATATtgtataaaatctaatattatAATGCATTCTCGCTTCTAAATAttgtgtttttaattaattttaggaTGGAAGGGCATTATGCACTTCAACACCAAAATATGGAACAGGAATGGAACCAGGAAATGAGAAAGGTTACGCTGTTGGAATGTCTGTTACTTATCCAGAACCCGGTTCAATCAAGATCAAGGATGGTGAAACTTTAACTTTAGAATCAAGATATGAAAGCGGATTTCGCACAGGAGTTATGGGACAAATGTATATCTACACAGCAGAAAAACTACCACAATGAGTTTCTTTTGTTGTATATCAACGAGAATGTAATATCAAAATAAATGATTCAAAAGAGATAAAATAATCGGAAAGGTTCTTTCTATAGGTTTCCACTATGTGAGGACTACACTCGTGATATCTAGCATGTTGTGATTGTTTGTATCTCATGTACAATTTCAGATAAGTGGATGTTAAATTGCCACATAGAATGATTTTCATTGTGTCTAATTTTGTCTGAATCTTATAATTATgcttaggcttaattgcacatttggtctCACACGAACTGTTGTTTTGCATTTTTTGTCATAAAAGAATGAAAATAGCAGACTGAGTCCTAAACGAATGGCTTCGTTAACATTATTGGTCCTTCCGTCAAAATTTTAACAGAAGTTACTAACTACACTCGCCATTTTACTATTCTCACCCCTCTcttcataaataaaaaacaaaaaatgaattaaaaaataaaaaaaatccagaAACTTCTTTAACCCCTTAATCTTCTTCAACCACTTTAtcttcttcttatttttcttctcCCTCTCACCACTAGAACCCTCCCCACAATGTATTAAGGaatatttaatgtttttgttAGCTACTTTAGTCAAAGActtgtttgacatgtcatttcagctagcttatttGACGAACTTAATTGGCTAGCTTAAACGTTCTTTAAAAAATGTTTGGTAAATGAGTTTATTTCACAAgcttaatattttttcaaaaagcTACCAGATCTGATAGCTTATAACTTAAAGCTTATTgattttattctcatttttatccttatcattttaataaaattctacTATTActcatatttataaaaacagTGGACCctacaaatatatttttttaaataattactaTTCAATTGTGAATAAaaatcttaaaaaatattttgttgaTTTAGACAAATATAAGCTTACTcgattaaattaaaatataagtttgtttatttttgtaacgccccaatttctaaatcagggatcacattagtaacctgaCAAATATGAGGATTAacttgggttttttttttttcaaagggtgataatttaaaaattgagaaaggcccatcatcacccaagcaaTGGCCCGAGatgttcccaggtaagctgtcATGGCACAATGCCTGATTGAAAGCACTTCTTTCCTTAGATAGAATAACTCGAGTTCTTACTTGAACTCAAATAGGGTTtttgataatattttaaaaacattttcaaaacaattCCATTATCCATTTAAAGttcaaaatcaattcaattaatttattctaatcaaccttttttcaaaaacttgaatcaatttctcatttaattttcaAAACTTGTTTGATGAATTAATATTCAAAATAAATCAACCACCAACGTATTTAAATAATATCCCGAATAATATGTAAGATAAAACCGCTAGcgtaaaattcaaataaaaatatcGACGTACGTTAAAAATAAGAACCACGGTTTAAAACGAAATCCATAAACGAGAGTTCAGTCCTTTAAGCAATCACCCCAAGAAACTCATCACGCAAGTGTCGATCTTTTGTGTCGCCACGTCAACATTCCACACCAAACTCGTCGCTCTTTAGAGGTCAATTT
This portion of the Lotus japonicus ecotype B-129 chromosome 3, LjGifu_v1.2 genome encodes:
- the LOC130743488 gene encoding uncharacterized protein LOC130743488 — protein: MEAMCARFWWGQRENERKIHWISWKSLCKPKVNEVLGFCDFEYFNTALLRKQFWRILHNQSSLIARLWKARYFPRSSFLVAPLDHDPSYIWRSIWGVGDAVRCNVKWRVGDGQDINIWRDSWLPGDASGMVLSTRPNLTEATVVADLLQEGTPPRWDTGRINALFSLEETRKVKLEDLTGSSNTYPWRQVFISKSMASLLPILVLLSSTAYSAHPGSENPIKSATFLSEKFEIGPGRIVEKAFIDIDFPRGHIGVKSFDAELVDEEGNSVPLHEAYLHHYFILKYLAKKNVSRDPKEHFVGSIPVRNAGTCNGNILSYFWAKGAESRGTPSNLLDPFALELGNPASIPSGYEEKWLTNIMTIDTRGAINKESCTQCTCEAYHLPKDFYNTTRDFKGKLLTPTYKGGLFCCQNGFQCKLEKGFQAPTRKFALRYNITWVDWNEFQVPVKFYVLDVTDRVTRNGSQTIHDCQIDYSIPATNDGSKYHVAKADIPIEKGGYLIYCTSHMHAGVVNATLYGQDGRALCTSTPKYGTGMEPGNEKGYAVGMSVTYPEPGSIKIKDGETLTLESRYESGFRTGVMGQMYIYTAEKLPQ